The following coding sequences lie in one Frigoribacterium sp. SL97 genomic window:
- a CDS encoding DUF6049 family protein has product MRLFFAVIAALLAVFVVSAGLPATAARAASAPAGDGVTMTVEPASDGVLRPDDDLTLGVTVTNDGDSDLAATKARIYLDREPFTTRSKLASWLDPDDVSGDDYLGRQLVQVDVPAVSAGSSVALDTVVVPADRLSLTGRAFGARALGARVLDASGSQVAQTRSSVVWYPADSFQPTRVAVAVPITTPESETGVLDASALAAYTSDGGVLRRELDAVSGTGATLGVDPMIVASIRLLGTEAPQSAVDWLAELQALPNDMFPLAYADADVAGLRQAGATSVPAVTSLDTLVDPARFEGMPAATDTPTEAPSQGTDDGSGTGVAGSDPSALPSDGSTAEPTAEPTPGDGVVLPTTAQLLDFPWTQRDVVWPRESSVVSADLTTFAAGPYTSTIVSSGNVDVDGDSTENAAVTVGGVPAVVSDDPLSTLVTQAAEATSLAEWQSTMARLSATVATVAYERPSDARTLLTTLEREWPSTGQFLTRTLQAVDGLPWVSGATLTDALASTPSTATVVDSPESDARLDQLSELVSADQKVVDFSTALAEPQFVTETARLRTMALASHAWRDNVDGFPAEVASAVADATATSGLVAVVQGSPIAILGDRSALPLYLENRTDSVATVMLNLTPSNSILSIERSPIEVTIQPQSQTRVSVPVQSVANGTVSVQLQLVSLSGVAIATPVDVPLSVQAGWETAITWIFGVAFAALFLGGLYRTFRKRRRARDEARSSGDGPSPDAAVSPPVQESM; this is encoded by the coding sequence ATGAGACTCTTCTTCGCCGTGATCGCCGCCCTGTTGGCGGTGTTCGTCGTGTCGGCGGGACTGCCGGCCACGGCGGCACGAGCAGCGTCCGCCCCTGCCGGCGACGGCGTCACGATGACCGTCGAGCCGGCCTCCGACGGCGTGCTGCGACCCGACGACGACCTCACCCTCGGGGTCACCGTGACGAACGACGGCGACAGCGACCTCGCGGCGACGAAGGCCCGGATCTACCTCGACCGCGAACCGTTCACCACGCGGTCCAAGCTCGCCTCGTGGCTCGATCCCGACGACGTCTCGGGTGACGACTACCTGGGGCGTCAGCTCGTCCAGGTCGACGTGCCGGCGGTCTCCGCCGGGTCGTCCGTGGCGCTCGACACCGTCGTGGTGCCCGCCGACCGCCTCTCCCTGACCGGCCGCGCCTTCGGGGCACGCGCGCTCGGGGCCCGCGTGCTCGACGCCTCGGGCAGCCAGGTGGCGCAGACCCGCAGCAGCGTGGTCTGGTACCCCGCCGACAGCTTCCAGCCGACCCGCGTCGCGGTCGCCGTGCCGATCACGACGCCCGAGAGCGAGACCGGCGTCCTCGACGCCTCCGCCCTCGCCGCCTACACCTCCGACGGCGGGGTGCTGCGACGCGAGCTCGACGCCGTGTCGGGCACGGGCGCGACCCTCGGCGTCGACCCGATGATCGTCGCGTCGATCCGCCTGCTCGGCACCGAGGCCCCGCAGTCCGCCGTCGACTGGCTCGCCGAATTGCAGGCCCTGCCGAACGACATGTTCCCCCTGGCCTACGCCGACGCCGACGTCGCGGGGCTGCGTCAGGCCGGCGCCACGTCCGTCCCGGCCGTGACCTCGCTCGACACCCTGGTCGACCCCGCCCGGTTCGAGGGCATGCCGGCCGCGACCGACACGCCCACCGAGGCCCCGAGCCAGGGCACGGACGACGGCTCGGGCACGGGCGTCGCCGGGTCCGACCCCTCGGCCCTGCCGAGCGACGGGTCCACCGCCGAGCCGACCGCCGAGCCCACGCCCGGCGACGGCGTGGTGCTGCCGACCACCGCTCAACTGCTCGACTTCCCGTGGACCCAGCGCGACGTCGTCTGGCCGCGGGAGTCGTCCGTCGTGTCCGCCGACCTCACGACGTTCGCCGCCGGGCCGTACACGTCGACCATCGTCTCCAGCGGCAACGTGGACGTCGACGGCGACTCGACCGAGAACGCCGCGGTCACGGTCGGTGGCGTCCCGGCCGTCGTCTCGGACGACCCCTTGTCGACGCTGGTCACCCAGGCGGCCGAGGCGACCTCCCTCGCCGAGTGGCAGTCCACGATGGCCCGGCTGTCCGCCACCGTCGCCACCGTCGCCTACGAGCGACCGAGCGACGCCCGCACCCTCCTGACGACGCTCGAGCGGGAGTGGCCGTCGACCGGCCAGTTCCTCACCCGCACCCTCCAGGCCGTCGACGGCCTGCCCTGGGTCAGCGGCGCGACCCTGACCGACGCGTTGGCGAGCACCCCCTCGACGGCGACCGTCGTCGACAGCCCCGAGAGCGACGCCCGACTGGACCAGTTGAGCGAACTCGTCTCCGCCGACCAGAAGGTCGTCGACTTCTCGACGGCCCTCGCCGAACCGCAGTTCGTCACCGAGACGGCCCGGCTGCGGACGATGGCCCTGGCGTCGCACGCCTGGCGCGACAACGTCGACGGGTTCCCCGCCGAGGTCGCCTCGGCCGTGGCCGACGCGACGGCGACGTCGGGTCTCGTGGCGGTGGTCCAGGGCTCGCCCATCGCCATCCTCGGGGACCGCTCGGCCCTGCCCCTCTACCTCGAGAACCGGACCGACTCCGTCGCGACGGTCATGCTGAACCTGACGCCGTCGAACTCCATCCTCTCGATCGAGCGCAGCCCCATCGAGGTGACGATCCAACCGCAGTCCCAGACCCGGGTCAGCGTTCCCGTGCAGTCCGTCGCCAACGGCACGGTGTCCGTGCAGCTGCAGCTGGTCAGCCTCTCGGGCGTGGCGATCGCGACCCCGGTCGACGTCCCGCTCTCGGTCCAGGCCGGGTGGGAGACCGCCATCACCTGGATCTTCGGCGTCGCCTTCGCCGCACTCTTCCTCGGCGGCCTGTACCGCACCTTCCGCAAGCGCCGCAGGGCGCGCGACGAGGCCCGGTCCTCCGGCGACGGCCCGTCACCCGATGCGGCCGTCTCGCCGCCCGTCCAGGAGTCCATGTGA